A single region of the Gemmatimonadaceae bacterium genome encodes:
- a CDS encoding polysaccharide deacetylase family protein, which yields MILQAAVGLSMLGGAVHGAFHRNSFVFGPVLGHLPTEDRKVALTFDDGPNPEATPSILDTLAKYGVQATFFILGRHAERWPQLVHRAVQEGHQVGNHGYFHRKLHFKLPHYVRRDVTLGKRAIERASSETPQFFRAPHGFRSPWVSAIAGSLGERTIGWSLGVWDSDRPGVQAIADQTVEGVKPGSIVLLHDGDGYNASGDRMQTAGALPQIITRLRERGYEFVTLPVA from the coding sequence GGAGGCGCGGTACACGGCGCGTTCCACCGGAACAGTTTTGTATTCGGGCCGGTGCTGGGCCATCTGCCGACGGAGGATCGAAAGGTTGCGCTCACGTTCGACGACGGCCCGAATCCTGAGGCGACCCCGTCTATCCTCGATACGCTGGCCAAGTACGGCGTGCAGGCGACGTTTTTTATTCTCGGACGGCATGCGGAGCGTTGGCCTCAGCTCGTCCATCGGGCGGTGCAGGAAGGCCATCAGGTTGGCAATCACGGCTACTTTCACCGAAAGCTGCACTTCAAGCTTCCGCATTATGTCCGGCGCGACGTGACACTCGGCAAGCGCGCGATTGAGCGAGCCAGCTCGGAGACACCGCAGTTTTTTCGGGCGCCGCACGGATTCCGAAGCCCATGGGTTTCCGCGATTGCGGGCTCATTGGGCGAGCGAACCATCGGATGGTCGCTCGGAGTGTGGGACAGCGACAGGCCAGGCGTGCAGGCGATCGCTGACCAGACAGTGGAGGGCGTGAAGCCGGGGTCGATCGTGCTGCTTCACGACGGCGACGGATACAACGCCAGCGGTGATCGCATGCAGACTGCTGGTGCGCTTCCGCAAATCATCACACGGCTGCGAGAGCGCGGCTACGAGTTCGTGACACTGCCCGTCGCATGA
- a CDS encoding lysylphosphatidylglycerol synthase transmembrane domain-containing protein, giving the protein MNHKVARGFRWLLTAVIVAFLVVFARTIDWTAAWTSIRQASMPLLVAAVVINFLSMAVKGVRWWLFLKPAGSPSLPLAMRATIAGAGLNNVLVANGGDAARVVFVSRATGLPSSTVLATLALERLFDPVGFVILLVYGVLAFELPNALEKWRVPAELLLVGITILLVWFLYGARKASPAQVADESAKPLAMWGRVRRYLSGFASSTRTLSTGPRFLGALFFSMLSWAGQLVTFVLAAEAAHVPMPYAASLAALLAVNLGLLIRATPGNVGFFQFVYALTAEQFGVPRNDAIAVSLLIQTLQIIPLTLLGVLLAPEFIFKSRAKKEAESLTENREPVLLGDSPKESEKLGGAPGESGKSSNGSAIGVDNRVER; this is encoded by the coding sequence ATGAATCACAAGGTAGCGCGCGGTTTCCGCTGGCTTCTCACGGCGGTGATCGTTGCGTTCCTGGTCGTCTTTGCGCGAACGATCGACTGGACGGCTGCGTGGACTTCCATCCGTCAAGCGTCCATGCCGCTGCTGGTGGCCGCAGTCGTAATCAACTTCCTCTCCATGGCGGTAAAGGGGGTGCGCTGGTGGCTGTTCCTCAAGCCGGCGGGATCGCCGTCGCTGCCGCTCGCGATGCGAGCGACAATCGCCGGAGCCGGCTTGAACAACGTCCTCGTCGCGAATGGCGGTGACGCTGCGCGAGTAGTCTTCGTCTCGCGCGCAACGGGATTACCGAGCTCGACCGTTCTCGCGACGCTCGCGCTCGAGCGGCTGTTCGATCCGGTCGGCTTCGTGATCCTCCTCGTTTATGGGGTGCTTGCCTTCGAGCTTCCAAACGCGCTCGAGAAATGGCGCGTGCCGGCGGAGCTGCTGCTGGTCGGAATAACGATACTGCTGGTCTGGTTTCTCTACGGCGCTCGAAAAGCTTCGCCGGCGCAGGTTGCCGACGAGAGCGCCAAGCCGCTCGCGATGTGGGGCCGCGTACGCCGGTATCTCTCCGGGTTCGCGTCGAGCACGCGGACGCTCTCCACCGGTCCGCGATTCCTGGGTGCACTTTTTTTCTCGATGCTGTCATGGGCGGGGCAGCTCGTGACGTTCGTGCTTGCCGCCGAGGCGGCGCATGTCCCCATGCCCTATGCCGCGAGTCTCGCCGCGCTTCTCGCCGTAAACCTGGGGCTTCTGATTCGCGCGACGCCCGGGAACGTCGGCTTTTTTCAGTTCGTCTACGCGCTCACGGCGGAGCAGTTCGGCGTCCCGCGCAACGATGCGATCGCGGTGTCACTGCTGATTCAGACGTTGCAGATAATTCCGCTGACGTTGCTGGGAGTGCTACTGGCGCCGGAATTCATCTTCAAGTCGCGCGCGAAGAAAGAGGCGGAGTCGCTCACGGAGAACCGCGAGCCTGTTCTTCTAGGAGACAGCCCCAAGGAAAGCGAGAAACTCGGCGGGGCTCCGGGTGAGTCCGGCAAAAGTTCGAACGGTTCGGCCATTGGCGTCGACAATCGCGTAGAGCGGTAA